A DNA window from Rhinolophus sinicus isolate RSC01 linkage group LG10, ASM3656204v1, whole genome shotgun sequence contains the following coding sequences:
- the SCGB3A1 gene encoding secretoglobin family 3A member 1, protein MKLTAAFLVLGVALLSHSAVAFFMNLAKPVAPVAAVLTPDLGVGAGALEAGAGALEAGAGALEAGVGAVAHPFFRGFNPLTFILASLGIPVEHLVEGSRKCVTELGPEAVGAVKSLLGALTFFG, encoded by the exons ATGAAGCTCACCGCAGCTTTCCTGGTCCTCGGCGTGGCCCTGCTCAGCCACTCTG CTGTGGCCTTCTTTATGAACTTGGCGAAGCCTGTGGCCCCGGTTGCAGCTGTCCTCACCCCTGACCTGGGGGTCGGGGCTGGGGCTCTGGAGGCGGGGGCTGGGGCCctggaggctggagctggggccCTGGAGGCCGGGGTTGGGGCTGTGGCACACCCCTTTTTCAGGGGCTTCAACCCCCTGACGTTCATACTGGCCAGCCTGGGCATCCCAGTGGAGCATCTGGTGGAAGGTTCCAGGAAGTGTGTGACTGAGCTGGGCCCTGAGGCCGTGGGGGCCGTGAAGTCTTTGCTG GGGGCCCTGACATTCTTTGGCTGA